A region of Aliivibrio fischeri DNA encodes the following proteins:
- a CDS encoding Slp family lipoprotein gives MKQVIYFLSVLLLVGCSSLPQELKSTQATTLVEYNAFSDAANAGEKVEVRLGGVIARLDNLSDQTRIEIVNLPISSVGKPDISEEPNGRFVVYVNGFIDPVTYAKGRLITVIGQADGIEQANVGEFVYPFPVIQASAIHLWQIQEYVVTNDLDMDYMPCAGARCFHQRSHLETRRGKVVQEVK, from the coding sequence ATGAAACAAGTTATTTATTTTCTTTCTGTATTATTACTTGTAGGGTGTAGCTCTCTTCCTCAAGAACTTAAATCAACTCAAGCAACGACTCTGGTTGAATATAATGCTTTCTCTGATGCTGCAAATGCTGGGGAAAAAGTGGAAGTACGATTAGGTGGTGTGATTGCTCGCCTTGATAACTTGTCGGATCAAACTCGAATTGAAATTGTAAACCTTCCAATTTCTTCTGTTGGAAAGCCAGATATTTCCGAAGAACCTAATGGTCGTTTTGTTGTGTATGTAAATGGATTTATTGATCCTGTTACTTACGCTAAAGGGCGATTAATTACGGTGATTGGTCAGGCTGATGGTATTGAGCAGGCCAACGTAGGTGAATTTGTTTATCCTTTTCCAGTCATTCAAGCATCGGCCATTCATCTATGGCAAATACAAGAGTATGTAGTGACTAATGATTTGGATATGGACTATATGCCATGCGCTGGTGCTCGTTGTTTTCATCAAAGAAGTCACCTTGAAACCCGTCGTGGCAAAGTGGTACAGGAAGTGAAGTAA
- the tsaB gene encoding tRNA (adenosine(37)-N6)-threonylcarbamoyltransferase complex dimerization subunit type 1 TsaB, giving the protein MSAKILAVDTATENCSVALIVDGKVYSRRAVAPREHTIKILPFVDEVLKEAGVRLQDLDALAFGQGPGSFTGVRIGIGIAQGLAFGADLPMVGISTLEAMAQAGYRLHGATQVAASIDARMGEVYFGMYQRNQDGTWTYDVAETVSAPEALSTYLPEQSGEWLTVGTGWDAYTEALATLPLECKASDVLYPDAEDMALLAQQKFEQGLALPAEESSPVYVRDTVTWKKLPGRE; this is encoded by the coding sequence ATGAGCGCAAAAATTTTAGCGGTTGATACCGCCACTGAAAACTGTTCTGTCGCACTAATTGTTGACGGAAAAGTCTATTCTCGACGTGCAGTGGCACCGCGTGAACACACCATTAAAATTCTTCCTTTTGTGGATGAAGTATTAAAAGAAGCGGGTGTGCGCTTACAAGATTTAGATGCATTAGCATTTGGCCAAGGACCTGGTAGTTTTACTGGTGTACGTATTGGTATTGGTATTGCTCAAGGTTTAGCGTTTGGTGCCGATTTACCTATGGTAGGCATTTCAACATTAGAAGCAATGGCACAAGCGGGTTACCGATTACATGGTGCTACTCAAGTTGCAGCCTCAATTGATGCGCGCATGGGCGAAGTGTACTTTGGTATGTACCAGCGTAATCAAGATGGTACTTGGACTTATGACGTTGCTGAAACTGTGTCTGCACCAGAGGCATTATCAACGTATTTACCAGAACAATCAGGTGAATGGTTAACGGTTGGTACGGGCTGGGACGCATATACAGAAGCATTGGCAACATTGCCTCTAGAGTGTAAAGCTTCTGATGTGCTTTATCCTGATGCTGAAGATATGGCATTACTTGCACAGCAAAAATTTGAACAAGGATTAGCACTTCCTGCAGAAGAATCAAGTCCTGTTTATGTTCGTGATACGGTGACGTGGAAAAAATTACCGGGACGCGAATAG
- a CDS encoding chromosome partitioning protein ParA, with product MVSIQGLPPALIQKQQAVGKKSQVKKATGSKSLVAQPSKVATAVTTQVKQLNASEYANSRVQYDLPEGRNRHAMEEYMEVMLQKRREELAQLVGVDLYI from the coding sequence ATGGTATCGATTCAAGGGTTGCCGCCTGCGCTGATACAAAAACAGCAAGCAGTAGGAAAAAAGAGCCAAGTTAAAAAGGCGACTGGAAGTAAATCTCTAGTTGCGCAGCCATCAAAAGTGGCGACTGCTGTAACGACACAAGTTAAACAACTGAATGCATCTGAATATGCGAACTCTCGTGTTCAATATGACTTACCTGAAGGGCGTAATCGTCATGCCATGGAAGAATATATGGAAGTCATGCTTCAAAAGCGAAGAGAGGAACTTGCTCAATTAGTCGGTGTCGATCTCTATATATAA